In Streptomyces rapamycinicus NRRL 5491, the genomic stretch AAGAATCCGAGACCGTCGGTGCGACCGGTGCCGATCAGCGGTTCGACGGCGTGCTCGGGGTGGGGCATGAGGCCGACGACATTGCCCGCCGCATTGCAGATACCGGCGATGTCGCGGAGCGAGCCGTTGGGGTTGAGCTCCTGATAGCGGAAGACCACGCGTCCCTCGGCCTCGAGTTCATCGAGGACGCGCTCATCGGCGACATAGCGGCCGTCGATGTTCTTCAGCGGGATGTTGATCTCCTGGCCCCGCTCATAGGAGCGCGTCCAGGCGGTCTCCGCGTTTTCCACTCGCAACTTCTGATCACGGCAGATGAAGTGCAGATGGTTGTTCCGAAGCATCGCACCGGGCAGGAGATGGGTCTCGGTGAGTACCTGGAAGCCATTGCAGATGCCAAGCACCGGCATACCGGCCTTCGCCTGGTCGATCACCGAGTCCATTACCGGGGAGAAGCGGGAGATCGCTCCGGCCCGCAGATAGTCGCCATAGGAGAAGCCGCCCGGCAGGATCACCGCGTCGACCTGCTTGAGGTCCTTGTCGCGGTGCCACAGCGGTACGGCTTCCAGTCCGGCGGCGCGGACGGCGCGCTGGGTGTCGCGGTCGTCGAGCGTGCCGGGGAAGGTGATGACTCCGACGCGTGCGGTCACGACTCCGCCTTCACGGCAGTGGCGTCGGCGCCCTCGCCGGCCTCGACCTTCACGGAAAAGTCCTCGATCACGGTGTTCGCCAGAAAAGTCTCGGCGATCTGGTGGATACGGGCGAGGGCGGCGTCATCGACCGGGCCCTCCACCTCGAGTTCAAAGCGCTTGCCCTGACGGACGTCGGCGATCCCCTCGAAACCGAGGCGGGGCAGTGCTCGCTGCACCGCCTGGCCCTGGGGGTCGAGGATCTCCGGCTTGAGCATGACGTCGACTACGACGCGTGCCACTGGCACTCCCGGTGGTGTGGTGCTGGTGCGTAAGGCGGTGCCCAAGCGTACCCCGGGTCAAAATCTACGCGAGTAGATATGCAAGGGTTCGGTCACGTTTAAGCATCGCCGGTGGCAACTGACGGGGAAAGGTCGGGGAAAAACGTACGGTCCCGATCGCGGGGTGACACGCGGATGGAATTACTGGGGTTCACAATGCAATGCCAGTCACTGTACAAATGAAAAAGCATTGTTGGACACAACTGGACAGCTGACATCTTTGCACGTCAACGCAACGATGCAGCCCGAAAGGACCGATATCCGTGGCGCAGCGCGTAGTAGTCACGCTCTCCGACGACCTCGAAGGAGGCGAAGCGGAAGAGACGGTCACGTTCGGACTCGACGGCAGGTTGTACGAGATCGACCTCAACTCTGCCAATGCGTCGAAACTGCGCGACGCCCTCGCGCCGTACGTGGAGGCCGGCCGCAAGCGGGCCCGCTCGGGCAAGACGTACCGCCGCACCGCCGTCGCCCCGGACCCGGCCGCGGTGCGCGCCTGGGCCCGGTCCAACGGCATGGAGGTGCCTCCGCGCGGCCGGATCCCCAAGAAGGTCTACGAAGCCTTCGACGAGTCGGCCTGAGGCACCCGCGTTCGCCTGAGGCACCCCCGTTCAGCCGAGTTGCACACCACCCCGGGTGATCCGCTAAAGTCTGGAGCACGCCGAGGGGCGAGGCCGAAAGGCCGAAACCCCGAGGAAGACACCATGCGGGTGTAGCTCAGTAGTAGAGCGCCCCCTTTCCAAGGGGGAGGCGCAGTGTGCGATCCCTGTCACCCGCTCTCATCGCCTATCGGCCCCGTGTTGACGAGGATCAGGTAGAGTGATGCGCGCGCCGATCGGTGAAGGCCGGTCGGAGGCATGCGGACGTGGCTCAGTTGGTAGAGCATCACCTTGCCAAGGTGAGGGTCGCGAGTTCGAATCTCGTCGTCCGCTCCAGATCTGAGGCGCCGGTCGAATCGACCGGCGCCTCAGTCGTTTTGGTGCGCTTGCCGTCGCAACGGGCCCAGGCTGCTGGGATGTGACGGTGCGTCGGGTCGCCGCCGGACGAGGATCGTGGTGCCCCGGGGGATCTTCCCCTCCCCGCCCCTTCCCGTAACCAGGGGCTCCACCCCTGGACCCCGGGGGCCGAGGAGCCGACCGTCGCCACGATCAGCTCACCGGGCAGGACGCCCATCGCGTCACCGGCGACATGGTGGTCGAGCGGCCGACCGGCGAGCAGGGGTCAACGCGTCTGCTCCGGCGGGCGGCGAGGGCGTGAACACTCGCACCGGCGGGCCGAGCGCGGTCGGATGTCGGCGCGGCGGAAGCCGAGCGGAGGCCCGCGTGCGTTCGTGGCGGTCGGCCGCCCGCGTGCGTTCGTGGCGGCCGGTCGCCCGCGTGCGTTCGTGGCGGTCGGCCGGGGGCCGGGGTCCCGGGGCGGAGTACCGGTTGTGCGAAGGGGCAAGGAGGGGAACAGCCCGCCGTAGGCGGCACGCGGCTCGGGGTGGGGCACGGCTCGGGGTGGGGCGCGACCCCGGGCGGCACGCGGCTCCGGGTGAGGCGCGGCCCCGGGCGGCACGCGGCTCCCGGGGGCGCGGCCCCGGGTGGGGCACGGCTCGGGGTGGGGCACGGCTCCGGGTGGGGCACGGCTCCGGGTGAGGCGCGGCTCCGGGTGAGGCGCGCCCCCGGGCGGCACGCGGCCCCGGGCGGCACGCGGCTCCCGGGGGCGCGGCCCCGGGTGGGGCACGGCTCGGGGTGGGGCACGGCCCCGGGCGGCACGCGGCTCCGGGTGAGGCGCGGCTCGGGGGGGGCGCCGCCGTGCGGAGGGGTGTCGGGGCGGGCTCGACGCTCGGGTGGTAGTTCACCGGTCGAGGGTTTGGTTATAGTAGAGGCGCGTCGAACTGGAAAAGTCCGGCGCAGGCGGACGTAGCTCAGTTGGTAGAGCGCAACCTTGCCAAGGTTGAGGTCGCGAGTTCGAGCCTCGTCGTCCGCTCAGTGAACGCAAGGGCCCCGGCCGATCGGCCGGGGCCCTTGGTCGTTCTCCCATCCCTTCGCGGGCCCCGGGCTACTTCCAGCTGGTGCCGGTCAGCAGCTCGTAGGCCTCCGCGTACTTCCGTTGCGTCCGCTCGACGACCTCCGCCGGGAGCGGGGGCGGCGGCTGCTCGCTGTCACGGTCCCAGCCGGAGGCGGGGGAGGTCAGCCAGTCGCGGACGTACTGCTTGTCGAAGGACGGCTGCGCGTGGCCGGGCTCCCACTGGTCGGCGGGCCAGAAGCGGGAGGAGTCCGGGGTCAGTACCTCGTCGGCGAGCACCGGCTCGGCGCTCTCCACGCCCAGGGTCGCCTCCGCGTAGCCGAACTCGAACTTGGTGTCGGCGAGGATGATCCCCCGGGCGCGGGAGATCTCCCGGGCCCGGTTGTAGACGGCGAGGGTGGCCTGGCGCAGCTGGGCGGCGGGCTCGGCGCCGATGCGGTGGGCCACCTCCTCGTACGCCACGTTCTCGTCGTGCTCGCCGACCGCGGCCTTGGTGGCCGGGGTGAAGATCGGCGAGGGCAGCTCGGAGCCGTCGGTCAGCCCCTCGGGGAGGGCGATGCCGCACACCGTACGGGTCTCGCGGTACTCGGCCAGGCCGGAGCCGGTCAGATAGCCGCGCGCCACGCATTCGACCGGGACCATCCGCAGCGACCGGCACACCAGGGTCCGGCCCTCCCAGTCGGCGGGGGCGCCGGCAGGCAGCTCGGTGGACAGGACGTGGTTGGGGACGAGGTCGGCGAGCAGATCGAACCACCAGAGGGAGAGCTGGGTGAGGATCTTGCCCTTGTCGGGGATCTCGGTCGGCAGGACCCAGTCGTAGGCGGACATCCGGTCGCTGGCGACCATGACGAGCTCACCGCGCTCGTTCCGGTAGAGGTCGCGCACCTTGCCGGTGTGCAGGTGCTGAAGGCCCGGAACCTCGACCGGCTCGGGCTTCTCAACGAATCCGGACACGCTTCCTCCTGGTGTTTTTGTCCAAGCCCCCTCGATTCTGCCGCACTGAACGGCGGCGGCCTGCGGCGGGGCGCGGGGCCGCGGGGGTGCGGCGTTCCGGGTTCCGCTTCCGGCCGGTTCGAACACGTCATACGAGGAACTCGTGCGGCAGAACACAGATCAGGACGCAGACGGAGGCCGGCGGGGAGGTGCCGGATGGCCGACGCGGCGATCGTGGGCAGCGGGCCCAACGGGCTCGCGGCCGCCGTCACCCTGGCCCGCGCCGGGCTGCGGGTCACGGTGTACGAGGCCGCCGCCGACATCGGCGGCGGGCTGCGCACCCAGCCGCTCTTCGATCCGGAGATCGCCCACGACATCTGCTCGGCGGTCCATCCCATGGCGCCCGCCTCCCGCTTCTTCCGCGAGTTCGGCCTGGCCGCGCGCGGGGTGGAACTGCTGACGCCCGAGGTCTCCTACGCCCATCCGCTGGACGGCGGCCGCGCCGCGCTCGCCCACCACGATCTGGAGACCACCTGCGCCGGGCTCGGCCCCGACGGGGAGCGCTGGCGGCGGCTGATGGCGCCGCTGGTACGGCACAGCGAAGGCGTGGTCGACTTCATCCTCTCCGGGCAGCGCGCCCTCCCCCACGATCCGGTGGCACCGCTGCTGCTGGCCCCCCGGATCCTCGTCCACGGCACCCGGCTCGGTGCCGCCCGCTTCACCGGTGAGGCGGCGCCCGCCCTGCTCACCGGGGTCGCCGCGCATGCCGTGGGCGAACTGCCCAGCCTGGCCGGCGGCGCGGTGGCGGCCCTGCTCGGGCATCTGGCCCACGGCCCCGGCTGGCCGCTGCCGCGCGGCGGCAGCGCCCGGATCGCCGACGCCATGGTGGACGACATCACCGCACACGGCGGCACCTTCCACACCGGGCGCGCGATCACCGACCTCCGCGAGCTGGACGGGTATCGCGCGGTGCTGCTCGACACCGGTGTTCCGGGGCTGCTGGACATCGCCGGACGCGCCCTGCCCGACCGCTACGCCCGGGCGCTGCGGCGGTTCCGTTACGGCCCGGCCGCCGCCAAGGCCGACTTCCTGGTGAGCGAGCCGATCCCGTGGGCCGACCCCGCCGTGGGCCGCGCCGGGACCGTACACCTGGGCGGCACCCATGCCGAGCTGGCCCGGGAGGAGAACCGGACCGTACGCGGAATCCGCAGCCCGGCGCCCTTCGTGCTGCTCGTCGACCCGGCCGTCACCGACCCCGGCCGCGCCCGGCCCGGCAGGCGCCCGGTGTGGGCCTACGCCCATATGCCGAACGGCGACGACACCGACCCGGTGGAGCTCATCCGCTCCCGGATCGAGACGTACGCGCCCGGCTTCGGCGACACGGTGCTCGCGGCGCGCGGGATGTCGGGGCGGGACCTGGAGGCGTACGACCCCAACGACGTGGGCGGGGACATCGGCTCGGGCGCGATGACGATCCGGCAGAGCCTCGCCCGTCCGGTGCCCCGCCTCGACCCGTACCGCACCCCGCTGCCCGGCCTCTTCCTCTGCTCATCGGCGACCCCGCCGGGGCCGGGGGTCCATGGGATGTGCGGCTACCTGGCGGCCCTGTCGGCGCTACGGCATCGCTTCGGAATCCGGAAGCCCCCGCCCTTGGGCCCGGCGGCGTAGGGGTGCCCGACGGGCCTTGCCGCCTGCGGCGGGCTGTTCCCCTCCCCGCCCCTTCCCGAAGCATCGATATGCGGCTCCGCCGCGTGGTGAGGCTCCGCCCCAGACCCCGAGGTCTGGGGCGGAGAGCGCCTGGTAGCAGGGCGGAAAAAGGGCCCCGCACCGGCCACGGGC encodes the following:
- a CDS encoding phosphoribosylaminoimidazolesuccinocarboxamide synthase, whose product is MSGFVEKPEPVEVPGLQHLHTGKVRDLYRNERGELVMVASDRMSAYDWVLPTEIPDKGKILTQLSLWWFDLLADLVPNHVLSTELPAGAPADWEGRTLVCRSLRMVPVECVARGYLTGSGLAEYRETRTVCGIALPEGLTDGSELPSPIFTPATKAAVGEHDENVAYEEVAHRIGAEPAAQLRQATLAVYNRAREISRARGIILADTKFEFGYAEATLGVESAEPVLADEVLTPDSSRFWPADQWEPGHAQPSFDKQYVRDWLTSPASGWDRDSEQPPPPLPAEVVERTQRKYAEAYELLTGTSWK
- a CDS encoding histone-like nucleoid-structuring protein Lsr2 — encoded protein: MAQRVVVTLSDDLEGGEAEETVTFGLDGRLYEIDLNSANASKLRDALAPYVEAGRKRARSGKTYRRTAVAPDPAAVRAWARSNGMEVPPRGRIPKKVYEAFDESA
- a CDS encoding phytoene desaturase family protein, which encodes MADAAIVGSGPNGLAAAVTLARAGLRVTVYEAAADIGGGLRTQPLFDPEIAHDICSAVHPMAPASRFFREFGLAARGVELLTPEVSYAHPLDGGRAALAHHDLETTCAGLGPDGERWRRLMAPLVRHSEGVVDFILSGQRALPHDPVAPLLLAPRILVHGTRLGAARFTGEAAPALLTGVAAHAVGELPSLAGGAVAALLGHLAHGPGWPLPRGGSARIADAMVDDITAHGGTFHTGRAITDLRELDGYRAVLLDTGVPGLLDIAGRALPDRYARALRRFRYGPAAAKADFLVSEPIPWADPAVGRAGTVHLGGTHAELAREENRTVRGIRSPAPFVLLVDPAVTDPGRARPGRRPVWAYAHMPNGDDTDPVELIRSRIETYAPGFGDTVLAARGMSGRDLEAYDPNDVGGDIGSGAMTIRQSLARPVPRLDPYRTPLPGLFLCSSATPPGPGVHGMCGYLAALSALRHRFGIRKPPPLGPAA
- the purQ gene encoding phosphoribosylformylglycinamidine synthase subunit PurQ: MTARVGVITFPGTLDDRDTQRAVRAAGLEAVPLWHRDKDLKQVDAVILPGGFSYGDYLRAGAISRFSPVMDSVIDQAKAGMPVLGICNGFQVLTETHLLPGAMLRNNHLHFICRDQKLRVENAETAWTRSYERGQEINIPLKNIDGRYVADERVLDELEAEGRVVFRYQELNPNGSLRDIAGICNAAGNVVGLMPHPEHAVEPLIGTGRTDGLGFFTSILKRLVSA
- the purS gene encoding phosphoribosylformylglycinamidine synthase subunit PurS, whose protein sequence is MPVARVVVDVMLKPEILDPQGQAVQRALPRLGFEGIADVRQGKRFELEVEGPVDDAALARIHQIAETFLANTVIEDFSVKVEAGEGADATAVKAES